From Candidatus Methylomirabilota bacterium, one genomic window encodes:
- the speD gene encoding adenosylmethionine decarboxylase, protein MGRHLLIELFDCDSDAINNLEAVKGALIEAAKRAQATIVDVVFHEFNPFGISGVVVIAESHLSIHTWPEYRYAAVDIFSCGDTLQPEIAANYLVEQFGAERTSVVEMQRGMFLNATVPIVNKGAVAVS, encoded by the coding sequence TTGGGACGACACCTGCTTATCGAGTTGTTCGATTGCGACTCGGACGCCATCAACAACCTCGAAGCCGTCAAGGGCGCCCTCATCGAAGCGGCGAAGCGGGCACAGGCCACGATCGTTGATGTCGTCTTCCATGAGTTCAACCCCTTCGGGATCAGCGGCGTCGTCGTTATCGCCGAATCCCACCTTTCGATCCACACCTGGCCGGAATACCGGTACGCGGCCGTAGACATCTTCTCCTGCGGCGACACCCTTCAGCCGGAGATCGCCGCCAACTACCTCGTCGAGCAGTTCGGCGCCGAACGCACGTCGGTGGTGGAGATGCAGCGGGGCATGTTCCTCAACGCCACGGTCCCCATCGTCAACAAGGGCGCCGTCGCCGTCAGTTGA
- a CDS encoding ABC transporter substrate-binding protein, with protein MLGLILLLQTLTVAVSGPPTSPEYLPLRVANAEGYFAREGLAVTLRTTRAEVGAAEALTQGQADLAATSLEALLRFGPRMEHQRPRLIFGLTAAPPVALLAGTTLGGTVRTIGDLVGLRVGVAAPGAPEHAWFSALLGRAGLRVTQVDLVSLGVRGLVSAVESGDVQAGLVQEPFATRLIGEGRATVLADLRGPDAVRRALGVSTVNVAVFVRADRQPRDRDLTAFARAVLAAEQLLATASPDTLAARLPRNVVGAPDEFERRLETTRGGYLPDGSVSADQLRESIALIRAHTPLPATLHLPRAEDMLHTGPLRRARESARD; from the coding sequence GTGCTGGGGCTCATTCTCCTGCTCCAGACGCTGACCGTCGCCGTGAGCGGTCCCCCCACGTCACCCGAATACCTCCCCCTGCGGGTGGCGAACGCCGAGGGCTACTTCGCCCGTGAGGGTCTGGCGGTCACGCTGAGGACCACGCGCGCCGAGGTCGGGGCGGCGGAAGCCCTGACCCAGGGTCAGGCGGACCTCGCCGCGACGTCGCTGGAGGCGCTGCTGCGCTTCGGTCCCCGGATGGAGCACCAGCGGCCGCGCTTGATCTTCGGCCTCACCGCCGCCCCACCGGTCGCCCTGCTCGCGGGCACGACTCTGGGGGGCACCGTGCGGACCATCGGCGACCTGGTCGGCCTGCGGGTCGGCGTCGCCGCACCGGGCGCGCCCGAGCACGCGTGGTTCAGCGCGCTGCTGGGCCGCGCCGGCCTCCGGGTGACGCAGGTGGATCTCGTGAGCCTGGGCGTCCGCGGACTGGTGAGCGCGGTCGAGAGCGGCGACGTCCAGGCCGGTCTCGTCCAGGAGCCGTTCGCGACCCGGCTCATCGGTGAGGGTCGCGCCACCGTGCTCGCCGATCTGCGCGGCCCCGACGCCGTCCGCCGCGCTCTCGGCGTCAGCACGGTGAACGTCGCCGTGTTCGTTCGCGCCGACCGGCAGCCGCGCGACCGTGACTTGACCGCCTTCGCGCGGGCAGTGCTCGCTGCCGAGCAGCTGCTGGCCACGGCCAGCCCGGACACGCTCGCGGCCCGGCTGCCCCGAAACGTGGTTGGCGCTCCGGACGAGTTCGAGCGCCGCCTGGAGACGACCCGGGGGGGCTACCTGCCGGACGGCTCGGTGTCGGCCGATCAGCTCCGGGAGAGCATCGCCCTCATCCGCGCCCACACGCCGCTGCCGGCCACGCTCCACCTTCCCCGCGCGGAGGACATGCTTCACACCGGACCCCTCAGGCGCGCGAGGGAGTCGGCCCGGGACTGA
- the speE gene encoding polyamine aminopropyltransferase encodes MITPQSYKWFFETTTPVEGHMHAIVRTVVQAQTKFQFVEILETASYGKTLVLDGRMQSSQADEFIYHEALVHPGLLAVGGPPETALVIGGGEGATLREMLKYPSIRRAVMVDIDAEVVELCRRHLPEMHRGAFDDPRTVVRHEDARGYLERTSDRFDLIISDLVEPLEEGPACLLYSKEFYKIVHDRLTPTGTFTMQAGMTKVADLAFFTAIHRTLREVFPVVAGYQSFISCFGTPWGFMLASKKTDPRRQDAATIDRLINERVKGSLDYWDGLTHQHAFALPRHIRKAIDAETRVVTDARPLIVA; translated from the coding sequence TTGATTACCCCGCAGTCCTACAAGTGGTTTTTCGAGACCACCACGCCCGTCGAGGGCCACATGCACGCCATCGTGCGCACGGTGGTGCAGGCCCAGACCAAGTTCCAGTTCGTGGAAATTCTAGAAACGGCCTCGTACGGCAAGACCCTGGTCCTCGACGGGCGGATGCAGTCCAGCCAGGCGGATGAGTTCATCTACCACGAGGCCCTGGTCCACCCCGGCCTGCTGGCCGTCGGGGGGCCCCCCGAGACCGCCCTGGTGATCGGCGGCGGGGAGGGCGCCACGCTGCGGGAAATGCTGAAATACCCCTCCATCAGACGCGCGGTCATGGTCGACATCGACGCCGAGGTGGTCGAGCTGTGCCGCCGCCACCTGCCGGAGATGCACCGCGGCGCGTTCGACGACCCGCGGACCGTGGTGCGGCACGAGGATGCCCGGGGGTACCTGGAGAGGACCAGCGACCGGTTCGACCTGATCATCAGCGACCTGGTCGAGCCGCTCGAGGAGGGTCCCGCCTGCCTGCTCTACAGCAAAGAGTTTTACAAGATCGTCCACGACCGCCTGACGCCGACCGGGACCTTCACCATGCAGGCCGGCATGACCAAGGTGGCCGATCTGGCGTTCTTCACCGCCATTCACCGGACGCTGCGGGAGGTCTTCCCCGTCGTCGCGGGCTACCAGAGTTTCATCTCCTGCTTCGGCACGCCCTGGGGCTTCATGCTCGCCTCGAAGAAGACCGACCCGCGGCGGCAGGATGCGGCCACCATCGATCGGCTCATCAACGAGCGCGTGAAGGGCAGCCTGGACTACTGGGACGGGCTCACCCACCAGCACGCGTTCGCGCTGCCCCGGCACATCCGGAAGGCGATCGACGCGGAGACTCGCGTCGTGACCGACGCGCGTCCGTTGATCGTCGCCTGA
- a CDS encoding endonuclease III domain-containing protein, translating to MSPSTTSAPRVRLRHRRIPGPPADPVKARLLRLYRALLGRFGPQHWWPGRTPYEVAVGAVLTQHTAWTNAARAVAALRARRLLRPDRVAAISEPALARLIRSAGTYRLKARRLRAFTCWLLGRFGGRWDRLRRVPLVPLRRDVLAVPGLGPETADAILLYAAGRPVFVADAYARRVLARHRLLSGRAGYEQGRAFLEAHLPSDPALFNEFHALLVAVGKQYCRAVPRCDSCPLKFDLRRRPPAA from the coding sequence ATGAGCCCCAGCACGACGTCAGCGCCTCGCGTGCGGCTGAGGCATCGGAGGATTCCCGGTCCGCCGGCCGATCCCGTGAAGGCGCGGCTCCTGCGCCTCTACCGGGCGCTCCTCGGGCGCTTCGGTCCCCAGCACTGGTGGCCGGGACGCACGCCGTACGAGGTCGCCGTTGGCGCCGTACTCACGCAGCACACCGCCTGGACCAACGCGGCGCGGGCGGTGGCCGCACTGCGCGCTCGGAGGCTCCTGCGGCCGGACCGCGTCGCAGCCATCTCCGAGCCGGCGCTGGCGCGGCTCATCCGCTCCGCCGGCACCTACCGGCTGAAGGCGCGGCGCCTGCGAGCGTTCACCTGCTGGTTGCTCGGACGGTTCGGCGGGCGCTGGGACCGGCTGCGGCGGGTGCCCCTGGTTCCACTGCGGCGGGATGTCCTGGCGGTGCCGGGGCTCGGGCCCGAGACGGCCGACGCGATCCTTCTCTATGCGGCGGGCCGGCCCGTGTTCGTGGCCGACGCTTACGCGCGCCGCGTGCTCGCGCGCCACCGGCTGCTGTCCGGACGCGCGGGCTACGAGCAGGGGCGGGCGTTCCTGGAAGCGCACCTGCCGTCCGACCCGGCCCTCTTCAACGAGTTTCACGCGCTGCTCGTCGCGGTCGGCAAGCAGTATTGCCGCGCGGTACCGCGCTGCGACAGCTGCCCGCTGAAATTCGACCTCCGCCGCCGGCCGCCAGCAGCGTAG
- a CDS encoding DUF4321 domain-containing protein yields the protein MGAPRGLGLVLLVVVAGLVVGSLLGELLGYLLPSGWLQDLLTKGPTIGLTPPSTLDLHLVSLTLGFAFKVNLVGVLGIVISALALRRL from the coding sequence GTGGGCGCGCCGCGAGGCCTCGGGCTCGTCCTCCTGGTGGTCGTCGCCGGCCTCGTCGTTGGCTCCCTCCTGGGCGAGCTGCTCGGCTACCTGCTTCCCTCCGGGTGGCTGCAGGACCTCCTGACGAAGGGGCCGACGATCGGCCTCACACCGCCCTCCACGCTCGATCTGCACCTGGTCTCGCTCACCCTGGGGTTCGCCTTCAAGGTGAACCTGGTCGGGGTCCTCGGGATCGTCATCTCCGCGCTCGCTCTTCGCCGGCTCTAG
- a CDS encoding Maf family protein: MTIPRIPTVVLASASPRRRELLRRLHPDFRVVPSEIEEALEGEGGPGAVAALALRKARAVAAGLAEGIVLGADTVVVIDGEALGKPAGAEQARAMLRRLRGRAHQVITGVAVVDARTRRAASTAVVSEVLMRSYPDDVIEAYVASGEPFDKAGGYAIQEVGAHLVAGWVGSYSNIVGLPLEATRRLLAEFGMAFSPGPTPSRA; this comes from the coding sequence ATGACCATCCCGAGGATCCCGACGGTGGTGCTGGCGTCGGCGTCGCCGCGGCGGCGCGAGCTGCTGCGGCGGCTCCATCCCGACTTCCGGGTCGTCCCGAGCGAGATCGAGGAGGCGCTCGAAGGCGAGGGGGGGCCCGGCGCCGTCGCCGCGCTCGCTCTCAGGAAGGCGCGCGCCGTCGCCGCCGGCCTGGCCGAGGGGATCGTGCTGGGGGCGGACACCGTGGTCGTCATCGATGGGGAGGCCCTCGGCAAGCCGGCCGGCGCCGAGCAGGCCCGCGCCATGCTCCGCCGCCTCCGGGGCCGAGCCCACCAGGTGATCACCGGCGTCGCCGTCGTGGACGCGCGGACGCGCCGGGCCGCCTCCACGGCAGTGGTGAGCGAGGTGTTGATGCGTTCCTACCCCGACGACGTCATCGAAGCCTACGTGGCCAGCGGCGAGCCCTTCGACAAGGCGGGGGGCTACGCCATCCAGGAGGTGGGCGCCCATCTGGTGGCGGGCTGGGTGGGCTCCTACAGCAACATCGTCGGGCTGCCGCTCGAGGCCACGCGCCGGCTGCTGGCCGAGTTCGGCATGGCCTTCAGTCCCGGGCCGACTCCCTCGCGCGCCTGA
- the murG gene encoding undecaprenyldiphospho-muramoylpentapeptide beta-N-acetylglucosaminyltransferase: protein MIVIAGGGTGGHTSPGLAVAALLRERAVACAWIGSRGGVEARLVPERGLVYYAIPTGKLRRYWAWQNVIDLGLNVPAGVGAAWRLLRRLQPRVVFATGGFASLPVVLAASLRRVPIVVHEQTAVPGLANRIAARFARRIAVTFPGLTGGFPASKVVHTGNPLRPELRGGSRADAIARFGLDPALPLVYVTGGAQGAQRINRTVGQVLASLLQRAQVIHQCGDNPTTGDRQWLEERRAASPATLARRYTVIPYVRTELAGIYAATSLLIGRAGAGTVNECCQLGVPALYIPLPGASGDEQMANARHVERAGGCAVLPQASLTPGRLLEHVGALLADPAALKEMGEHARTVGVPDAAERIVRLLLEAP from the coding sequence TTGATCGTCATCGCCGGGGGCGGCACCGGCGGCCACACGAGCCCGGGCCTCGCCGTGGCCGCGCTGCTCAGGGAACGGGCCGTCGCGTGCGCGTGGATCGGCAGCCGCGGGGGCGTCGAGGCCCGGCTGGTACCGGAGCGCGGCCTTGTCTACTACGCCATCCCCACCGGCAAGCTCCGGCGCTACTGGGCGTGGCAGAACGTCATCGACCTCGGGCTCAACGTGCCGGCCGGAGTCGGCGCCGCCTGGCGCCTGCTCAGGCGCCTCCAACCGCGGGTGGTCTTCGCCACGGGGGGTTTCGCCTCCCTGCCCGTCGTGCTGGCCGCGTCGCTCCGCCGGGTGCCGATCGTCGTGCACGAGCAGACGGCGGTGCCGGGGCTGGCGAACCGGATCGCCGCCCGCTTCGCGCGCCGCATCGCCGTGACGTTCCCCGGCCTCACGGGCGGCTTTCCCGCCTCCAAGGTCGTCCACACCGGCAATCCGCTCCGGCCGGAGCTGCGCGGAGGCTCGCGCGCCGACGCGATCGCGAGATTCGGGCTCGATCCCGCGCTGCCACTGGTGTACGTCACCGGGGGCGCCCAGGGTGCCCAGCGCATCAACCGGACCGTCGGGCAGGTCCTCGCTTCCCTGCTGCAGCGGGCGCAGGTGATCCATCAGTGCGGGGACAACCCGACGACCGGCGACCGGCAGTGGCTCGAAGAGCGACGCGCCGCCTCGCCGGCGACGCTGGCGCGCCGGTACACGGTGATCCCCTACGTGCGGACGGAGCTCGCCGGGATCTACGCCGCGACATCGCTTCTGATCGGACGCGCCGGGGCCGGCACGGTCAACGAGTGCTGCCAGCTCGGCGTACCGGCGCTCTATATCCCCCTGCCCGGCGCCAGCGGCGACGAGCAGATGGCGAACGCGCGCCACGTCGAGCGCGCCGGCGGGTGCGCGGTGCTACCGCAGGCGTCGCTCACCCCGGGGCGGCTGCTCGAGCACGTGGGAGCCCTGCTCGCCGACCCGGCGGCGCTCAAGGAGATGGGCGAGCACGCCCGTACCGTCGGCGTCCCCGACGCCGCCGAGAGGATCGTGAGACTGCTGCTGGAAGCGCCTTGA